TGTCATGCATGCACATAAATCAGCATGCAAGGCGCAAtgtacaaaaaacaaaaaaaaaaaaaacaaaaaaaaacatgcaaGGCGTGCATCTAATGCTGCCTCTCTCTCCTTCGAATATTATTACCGTGAAATTGCTTTGCAAATTCTAAATACATTAGTGGTTGAGATTAAAATAGCTatcttatttgaattttgaCCGATTGATCTGCACTTCTTCATGTGGTGCTAGCTCTTGCCACGTAACACATGTTTCAGACGTTGGGCTGCTTAATAGTACTCTGCTAGTTGGGATTCTACATGCAGACATGAGCTGTAGGTCAGGAAGTAAGTCCAAAACCCTTAAGGTTTTCAACTCTTAAGGGATTGTTCATTCTGGCCACCTCGTCCGTCAGAAGGAAACAACAGAAACATGCATGAATTCAGACGGTTAGATTCCAAGATTTCCAATGACTATTTTCTTTCAAGCCGACGTACGGTGGAGAACAACCCTCACCCAAAAACATCCAGACCAAGCAACGCGTGTTCGACTTAGAACTCAACAGGAACCACACGTTCGATTGCTGCATGCGGACGCCGAGGCCTCGTGagagaaatgagttttggtTCGTTCAAAACGGTAGGCAAAAAATTCCAAACCCTCCTTtccaagaaaagggaaaaagccCACCTGTTTCGCCATGTACCGACAAATCCAACCTAATATGCTTCGAATCTTCTTCTGTGCTTATAAATAACCCCCACTAGCAAACCAGACCAgaattttaaaccaaacaacctAAAACCTTTTAGAAACTCCAAACTTACAGTACTACAGATTCATAGAAAAATGGCAACCACAAGATTATTACGTAGTTCTAGGCCTTTAAATCTTGGTCttgctgcttcttcttcttcttcgtcgtcTTTTTCTTTGTCCGGGAAGACGGTGAGGTGCTTAAGCAAGGAGGGCTTTAATGGAGAGAAGATAGTTTCTGCGAATGGCGAGAGGAAATCGGTGGCCGTGGCTTCGAAGGCCGCTTCTGTGGCTGCTCCGGAGAGAATAGTAACCTCTGCACCGGGAATGAGTTGGGGAATATTGGATTTTGATTCTCTAATTGTGGCAAATGTTAGCCATGCTGTGGTGATTCTAGTGAGGACGGCCGTGAAGCAGAAGCGGCGGAAAATGTACATCCAAATGTTTCTTGAAAAGGTAGGCCAATAATCTCTTCCTTTTTGAGCATCTAAGCACCTGTATATCTTGTTCATGGCTGGTTTATCTTGTTCATTTATGGGGTTTACCTGTTCATGATGAAATGTCAATTAGCTTCATTGTGGGTACCCCAGAGATAATCATCACATACAGTTTATAGCTACATAATTACGAACATTGGCCAACATGATAATTGAGTTTCCTAGGATAACCTCGATCAGATTAATCGATGGGACAGtttataatgtttttctttttcattttttctatatgaTCAATGTGCAGGCAATAGTTGATTGCCGATTCTTTACATTACTTGCTGTTGCGGGATCCTTACTCGGTTCGGTTTTGTGTTTCCTTGAGGTAAGAAACTACTTTGCTCATTAACTTTCTGGCGAAAGCCCAAGACAATGACatcttattttgtttcttttataattatcttTTACGTTCTAATCCTTAACTCAAGCACAAACAGTACCATGCATGGGATTCTAACAATATTCTTTCCAGCTTTATAATGACAAAGACATTCTACGTTGCCTTGCAGGGTTGCTTTACCATCGTAGAATCATATTTACAGTATTTCCATTCGTTGTCACATAAGGCGGATCAAGGACATGTGATGCAGCTACTTATTGAAGCcataggtctctctctctctctctctctctctctctctctctctctctctctctctctctctcttgtttgttGTGGTTCTATTGCTGATCAActacatatatatgtttatcATTCTTGCAGACATGTTCCTCATAGGAACCGCCATGCTCATGTTCGGGATGGGTTTGTATGTCATTTTTGTTGGGAAAAAGACAATGACAAAAGAAGGGCCACGGCTTTCCGGATCAAACTTATTCGGGCTCTTCTATATGAAGGTAACCTTTCAGACTCTTTACCATATATATTCACATACTTTCAAAGAACATAAATACGTTCTTTTCAATGTGTCAGTGATATCAAATTATACTGAACTTCCATGCATATATGTGATTTCTGTATCTTATTCCTTCATGCAGACGCTTCCAGCGTGGGTTGAGAAGCAATCAGTTTCACAAGCCAAGTCGAAAATCGGCCATGCTGTGATGATGATACTTCAAGTGGGAGTGTTGGAGAAGTTTAAGAACGTACCTATGGTTACTGGGGTGGATCTTGCCTGTTTTGCAGGGGCTGTGCTAATTTCCTCAGCTAGTATCTTCCTTCTCTCAAGACTCTCATCTACTGTCGGAAGTATTACTAGTACTATGCAAGGAAGATAGATATATAGGTAGCCAATGCATGGTTAATCACAGGCCTCAGGCGATATTTATGGTTAATCACATAATATTCTTTCATTATCatgaaatgtatatatatatttataaatacatATGGATGGTTCAGATCAGTTATGTTAAGAGACGTTGGAATACGCACAGAggatggaggaagaagaagaagtagaagtagaagaagaagaagaagaagaagaagaagaagagcctCTAAgctctctctatatatagaaatttaattagtttcgATCAATTTATCAGAATATGCAAGGAAGAGAAAATGTATTCCAAAATGTATTGAAAAATGAATTACGTCTCTGTTACAATCTGTTCAAGTCTATTTATATACAAACTAACTAACTTAACACTAACTTAACTAAACCTCTTCTACACGTGGCTTCTACACGTGGCTTACTAACttaatactccccctcaagatggagtgTAAATGTCAATGACACCCATCTTGGAAAGAATactagaaaaagaattaaaaccgAGAGGCTTAGTTAGTATATCTGCTAATTGATGAATGGATGAAACATGCAAAGTCTTCATGGTTCCTGCCAAGAGTTTTTCCCGAACAATGTGACAATCTATGTCAATATGTTTAGTTCGTTCATGAAAAACAGGGTTGGCAGATATGTGGACAGCAGCCTCATTATCACAAAAAAGCAAAGCTGGTTTGGTTTGGAAAATAGACAGATCTTTGAGCAAGTGTTGCAGCCACGTTATTTCACATGTAGTAGTTGCCATCGCACGATATTCAGCCTCTGCTGTGGATCTAGACACCGTGTTCTGCTTCTTGGATTTCCATGAAACAAGTGATTGTCCaaggaaaatacaaaaaccGGTGATTGACTTCCTGGTGTCTCTACAAGCAGCCCAGTCTGCATCACAAAAAACCTTGAGTTGCAAGTCACTTgatgaagagaaaaatattcctTGGCCAGGATTGTGTTTGATGTATCTCAACACTCGATGAGCTGCTGCCAAATGAACATCAGTAGGTGCTGCTACATACTGGCTTAAGATTTGAACTGCAAATGACAAATCTGGTCTCGTTATTGTCAGATAAACAAGTCTACCCACTAATCTTCTGTAACAGAGTGGATCTTCAAGAGGTGTTCCTTCTATTTTTGAGAGTCTAAGATTTTGATCCATCGGAAATGAGGCAGGTTTAGATGCTAGGTACCCTGAATCTGATAGTATTTCTAAAGCATACTTCCTCTGTGAAACAGCTATCCCTTTTGCTGATCTTGCAAtttcaagaccaagaaagtaCTTCAAAGCTCCAAGATCTTTGAGCTTGAATTgagaatgaagaaaaatctttaaGTCACTTACTGCTGAATCATCATTGCTGGCGATGATGATATCATCGACATACACCAACAGAGCAATGAATGAACTGTTTTTCTGTGTTGTAAACAAAGTTGGATCAGCTGAGGATTGGATAAAACCATGTTTCAACAGAGCAGTGGAAAACTTAGAAAACCACTGCCTTGATgcctgttttaggccatataaagatttgttgagtttgCATACAAGCTGGTTAGCATAGTCTGACTTGACAGTGGGCATGAACTCCCCCTTGGCTGCAGCACTATTTTGATTACAATAAAAACCTTGAGGAAGAGACATATAAACTTCTTCTTCTAAgtctccatgcaaaaatgcattgttGACATCTAATTGGTGCAATGACCAGTTTTTAGATGCGGCTATAGCTAAGAGTACCCTGACAGTAACCAGTTTTGCAACTGGTGAAAAAGTCTCCATGTAATCCAATCCCTCTTGCTGTGTATAGCCCTTAGCAACTAATCGAGCTTTATACCTTTCAACAGATCCATTAGAGTTGTATTTCACCTTATAAACCCATTTACATCCAATAGCATGTTTGTTAGGAGGTAAATGAGTAAGTGTCCAAGTTTTATTATCTTCTAAAGCTTTGATTTCAGCAGCCATGGCATCACACCACTGATTGTGTTTAATGGCTTCTCTAAATGAATTGGGTTCTTTATGTGAGGATATAGCAAGTGTGAAAGCTCTATGTGAGGTAGACAGATTGGAATATGATATAAAAGAAGAAAGTGGATATGGAATACCTGAGGATGAACCTTCACTCGAGTTAGATGATGAAGTGGCTTCTGCAGTTTTGGCTAAGCTGCAATGATAATCTGCAAGATAAGATGGCTGCTTATGTATTCTAGTAGACTTTCTAGTTGAGGGAATTATCTCAGGATTTGATGGTGAAGAAACTGGAATTGAAACAGAAACTGACTCAGAATTTTCTGGAATTGAATGAGAAGTAGTCTGAGTTTGAGGATAATCAAAAGTTGCATTATCTGTTTGTGGTATAGGTAGAACAATTGATTTTGTAGGAAGATCATAACCTGTTTTGAATGGAAAAACAGATTCTCGAAATATAACATCTCTGGACAAAAAGATAACATTGGTTTCTAAATCATAGAGTTTATACCCTTTTGTTCCATATGGATATCCAATGAACACACAAGGGTGAGCTCTAGGTGCAAACTTTGAGCGATTATGAGATAGAGTTGATGCAAAACATAGACAACCAAATACTCTAAGAtttgagtaatttggtggcttAGAAAATAGAATTTCATATGGTGTTTTATTTGACAACAAAGGTGATGGAGTTCTATTGATCAAATGAGCTGCTGTTAAAATGCACTCACTCCAGAAATTGAGAGGTAAATTGGCATGAAATCTGAGGGATCGTGCCACATTGAGTAAATGTTGATGTTTACGCTCAactacaccattttgttgaggtgtagCTCTACAAGTTTGTTGATGAATTACCCCTTTAGAAGCATAGAAATCTGACATATGAAACTCATTTCCCCTATCAGTTCTAATAACTTTGATATGAATACCAAATTGAGTCTCAATGAGATTAAAGAATGACTGAAGAAGGAATTgagtgtcagatttatttttcattagatATACCCAAGTACATCGTGAGCAATCATCAACAATTGAAAGGAAATATCTGAAACCAGTGATAGATTCAACAGCAAAGGGACCCCAAATGTCAACATGAATTAAATCGAAAATTTTATTACTGATAGAATCACTCGTATTAAATGGCAATCTTTTATGTTTTGCCAATGGACAAGTATTACAGTCAAAAGTGGAAGAAGTAGTGACATCAGGAAACAATTTGTGAATTATTTGGATCCTTTTTAAGGAAGGATGGCCCAACCTAAAATGCCATAGATCAAAAGAAGAGTTGTTTACAGTAGAATTGACAACAGAAATTTTACTAGAATTAGCAGCAGAATGTATATCAGATGTTTGAAACAAATATAACCCAGCCACTTGTTTAGCCACTCCAATCGTCTTCCAAGAGTGTTGGTCCTGTATGAAACAGAAATcagcaagaaaaacaaaacaacatgaATTTTCAGTAAGCTTTTTGACTGATATGAggttaaaagaaaaggaaggtaCATACAAAACATTATCAAGAATCAATGATTCTGATAATTTGACTGTTCCAATGTGTGTTACTGGAACACAGACACCATTAGGCAATTTTACTGAAGTATTTGCAACAGAGATAGTTGTAGTAAAATGCGAAAGGGAACTGACCATATGATCAGTAGCACCACTATCAACTATCCAAGAATTTGACTTTTTGAGAACATTATCAGGTGAGTTAACTATACCTGATAGACTCAATGGATTTGCTACAGCATTCATTGCTGTTGGTTGTTGTGAGGAGTTTTGAAGAAATGAGAGAAGTTGATTACATTGTTCTTGAGTAAAGGGGAATGGAGGAGTGGAGTTTGGACCATTAGATGCTTCATCAAAGCCATTCGAAGATGCTGAAACTTGATTAACATAAGGTGTTCTTGGCTTTGCATTGTGTCGATACCCTGGAGGATATCCATGTAGTTTATAGCACCTATCAACCGTATGTCCAATGAGACCACAATGAGTGCAAACTGATCGTGATCTTGATTTTTGATAATTCTTGACATTAGTTGAGGAAGTCGATGCAGGGGCCACATTCTTGCTAAACAAAGCAGCAGATTCAGACAAGATTGAAGATCCAACAACTTTCCTTTGTTTCTCTTCTTGAAGAGTAAGAGATAGAACTCTGTCAATGGATGGAATTGGATCCATTAGGAGAATTTGACCCCGAATGTGTGTAAAAGAATCATTAAGGCCCATTAGAAATTGAACAACATATTCATTATTATGTTGATCAATGACTGTCTTCAAAGCTCCACACGAACAACTTGGTTGACAAATACAACTGGGAATAGGCTTAACATTGGAGAATTCATCCCATAAAGCTTTGAGTTTTGTGTAATACAAACTAACTGAACTTTGATCTTGAATTAAGGACGAAAGATCtttcttgagttgaaaaagacTCGGGCCATTACCTTGCGTAAACCTAGTCTTTAAGTTGTTCCAGACCTCTGCAGCAATAGAGGAACTGATAACACTTGCAGCAATCTCTTGCGTAAGAGAGTTTAAAATCCAAGAAAGAACCATATTGTTGCATCTAAACCATTGAACATAAAGAGAATCAGATCGATTTGCAGGACAAGAAAAGGTTCCATCAATAAAACCCGTCTTGTTCTTGGCATTGAGAGCCATTACCATCGACCTACTCCAAGTATAATAGTTCTCACCATTAAGAGGTtgagaaaccaaaacagatccagGGCTTTCtccatgatggagaaaataaggATTTGAGAAATCTTCAACAAAGGAACTGGTACGATTAGGATTTGAGAAAATAGGGTTTGCGGAAGCAGAGTTTTCATCTTCTGATACCATATCAGAATATGCAAGGAAGAGAAAATGTATTCCAAAATGTATTGAAAAATGAATTACGTCTCTGTTACAATCTGTTCAAGTCTATTTATATACAAACTAACTAACTTAACACTAACTTAACTAAACCTCTTCTACACGTGGCTTCTACACGTGGCTTACTAACTTAATACAATTAGCATTGAAGAATTAATGGCATGCAGTGCGTATTAATGCACTTGCTGGGATTATatatttgtacaatttttttgtTCGCCATGGTCCAGAGTattgttggtttttttatttcttctgagcattaatattgatattaataattcttttgtaatgaagttatttatatatagccaAGAGCCTGATACAATCCGCTTCTCTAAATAGAAAATTTGGATTCGAAACCATCAATGATACACCCGTTgtataaaaaaagttatttatatataaaagtgttagaatattaccatacttattatagaatatattcataatattctagTATATACGAAAATATGACTTACTCTTTATTATATTTAGTTTATTATGTAAATCAATCGGTATAATAGATTTATtgcattttcattctttctctagCCTCATTCACTTATAAATAGACACATATGTTATGTATTCAAGAGCAATTCAGGAAAACAAAGTAGCTCTcaattctctctcttccttctctcCTCGTCGTCtcattttctattatattttattttcgacaaaaagaaaattcatcGGGTGGTTACTTCTAGTTTTTCCCTAACATCATGAATAAAGGTAATGATTTCAAATGAATGAATATACGAGATTGAGAGATCATATGCTTCAAGGTGTACGTGTGATTGTATGGTTTTCTTAAGATGATATTCGCTCCCACCAATCTAGATTAGTTGGTGCACGTGTACCATGTTAAGTCATATTGGATCAAGTTTACTATCATCCAACAATCCAATCCATGGTTTAGGGCTAGTTTGGGTACTCTAAGAatacttcactactattcattatgttaTCATAACTTTTCACccatttttcattactttttattactatttaatattttatcattaattttttattacttttatattacttttttactactattcacagaatatctaaaattatctcactactcAAACACAACCTTAGACTCTAGAGTTTGAACCTCAACCATCCAAAAATTAATGATCAAGATCAGGCACATGATGATAGCATACATTACTATTATTCACTATTTTCATTCGCACATGCAGTACAAAATATTCTACACTTTTCATTTATGTCATTAGCAAACTTTGGAATTAAGATTGTTTGAAAATGAATGGAATAAGATTGAGAGAAAGATTACTTCAAAGTGCGTGCATGATTACACAACTTTTCTTAAGAAAATTTTCAACCCGACCAATCTAAATTAATTGGTTTGAGACCACCAGATTAAGGCAAAATAGACTCCAAGATATAAATGAAgactagaaaatattttattgtttaattacaCCATGCACTTAAGGAAATCAAACCAGAAACCAAAAATCTGACGATTATGGCGGAAAATATCTTTTCCAATCTCTCAAGCTCGTTGCCCGAGTCTTGTCCTCTCTCAAGCCCATCGCTCCCTCTCTTTGTCCTTACCGTCCCTTTTTTCTCTCTGCGCCTCCGTCGCTCTCTTTGTCCTCAAGCCCCCTATCGCTTTCTCACCAAGTTGATATTCGTCacttagttttatttgtttgtcttTTCTTTGGTTAATTTGGTTGACATTTTGGAAATTTGATGGGAGGCCAGAGGAAAATATTTGTTTGATTTCATTGGCTAGACATATATCTTGGAACTGAAGTCGCCGAAGAACTCAAAAGAAATC
This is a stretch of genomic DNA from Carya illinoinensis cultivar Pawnee chromosome 15, C.illinoinensisPawnee_v1, whole genome shotgun sequence. It encodes these proteins:
- the LOC122295554 gene encoding uncharacterized protein LOC122295554 — protein: MATTRLLRSSRPLNLGLAASSSSSSSFSLSGKTVRCLSKEGFNGEKIVSANGERKSVAVASKAASVAAPERIVTSAPGMSWGILDFDSLIVANVSHAVVILVRTAVKQKRRKMYIQMFLEKAIVDCRFFTLLAVAGSLLGSVLCFLEGCFTIVESYLQYFHSLSHKADQGHVMQLLIEAIDMFLIGTAMLMFGMGLYVIFVGKKTMTKEGPRLSGSNLFGLFYMKTLPAWVEKQSVSQAKSKIGHAVMMILQVGVLEKFKNVPMVTGVDLACFAGAVLISSASIFLLSRLSSTVGSITSTMQGR